From a region of the Odocoileus virginianus isolate 20LAN1187 ecotype Illinois chromosome 1, Ovbor_1.2, whole genome shotgun sequence genome:
- the C1H7orf57 gene encoding uncharacterized protein C7orf57 homolog isoform X3, which translates to MRNTSKELHGAASRYAPCDWYYDLPVKQSEKAMDAPPASQIPGLSDLREAPSGHTLGMRRYWVKETDSEYVKLAKQGGRPDLLKHFAPGTTKGSPVAYSLPDWYIHHSKPPTADQRQVPAVSIPDYMVYEEFNPDQATGNFESRMGPFDFDMKTVWQREAEELEKEKKKVRLPAIKSKYPSKVGTPLGHRDPAGSKLSFPPIPGQRPSSPTNFSKLISNGYKDEWLQQQADSDKRTPQTPRSSVSSPSPLDAEPPPDPEAPGGAREAPESSPPSSAPPPPNSTPVELK; encoded by the exons ACTGGTATTACGACCTTCCTGTGAAGCAGTCAGAGAAGGCCATGGATGCCCCACCAGCATCGCAGATTCCTGGCCTCAGCGACCTGAGGGAAGCCCCCAGCGGGCACACGCTCGGGATGCGGAGGTACTGGGTGAAGGAGACAGACTCGGAGTACGTGAAGCTGGCCAAGCAAGGTGGCCGCCCTG ATCTGTTGAAGCACTTTGCCCCCGGGACCACGAAGGGCTCCCCGGTGGCCTACTCCTTGCCAGACTGGTACATCCACCACAGCAAGCCGCCGACGGCAGACCAGAGACA GGTCCCTGCTGTGTCCATACCCGATTACATGGTTTATGAAGAGTTTAACCCCGATCAGGCCACTGGCAACTTCGAGTCCAGAATGGGCCCCTTCGACTTTGACATGAAGACGGTTTGGCAAAGAGAGGCTGAGGAacttgaaaaggagaaaaaaaag GTGAGGCTGCCAGCCATCAAGTCTAAGTATCCAAGCAAAGTGGGGACCCCTCTTGGCCACAGAGACCCTGCAGGAAGCAAACTGTCCTTTCCACCCAT acCTGGTCAAAGACCCAGTTCACCTACAAACTTTTCCAAACTGATTAGCAATGGATATAAGGATGAGTGGTTACAGCAGCAAGCAGACTCAGACAAGAGGACCCCGCAAACCCCTCGATCCTCTGTCTCATCTCCATCCCCACTGGACGCTGAGCCGCCCCCAGACCCAGAGGCTCCCGGaggcgccagggaagccccag AGTCTTCTCCTCCGA GTTCAGCACCACCTCCACCCAACTCAACGCCCGTGGAGCTCAAATAA